CCACGTGATGAGCAAGGTGGACACGGGCTACGTGTACAGCCGTATCGAAAAGCCGGTGAAGGTCCGCCAGTCTGTCTATGAAGGCGTTATCGAAAAAGACGGTACCTTGAGCGGCATTCTGCACAAGGTGGGGATTCCTTCGCGCATGGTGGGTATTGTGGGTGGCGTGCTCCAGTGCAAGGTAGCCTTCAGGCAGGCTTGGCCGGGCGACCGTTTCCGCATTTTGCTCGAAGAGACATTCTATCAGGATTCTATCTGGATCGACGGCAAGGTCGTTTATGCCGAGTTCGAAGGCAGGACTGTCGGCCACCACGAGGCGTTCCGTTATTACGACGGCGACCCCAAGAGTACGTACAATGCGCATTATACCGAATCGGGCGAGGCGCTCATTTTTGATGGGCTGCGTTACCCGCTCGACCGCCTGCACATCACGAGTTCTTACGGCTCGCGCATCCATCCCATTACGGGCAAGCGCACGGTCCACCACGGCGTAGACTATGGTAGCCCTACAGGTTCGCCGGTCCATGCGGTTGCAGTCGGTGTGGTGACGGTTTCCGGTTTCGATCCGCTGAGCGGCAACAAGATTGCTATCAAGCACAGGGACAATTCGGTAAGCTGGTACATGCACCTGTCGTCGCGCGGAGTGGGCGTGGGCGCTCACGTGTCGGCGGGGCAGATTATCGGCCGCGTCGGCTCGACCGGGCGTAGCACGGGCCCGCACCTGCATTTCGGCTTCAAGAATG
This genomic window from uncultured Fibrobacter sp. contains:
- a CDS encoding M23 family metallopeptidase encodes the protein MSLFRLFVLFVIVSLVGCREEAKIADLQEEAAMLESTADSLRLEIDRLQQLPGNWTIFNDTVRAGDGLFQVLYRMQINQKERGKIVLGMQDSVELSKMRVGHVFFAALDSSGSVQRFRYAPNPATIHVMSKVDTGYVYSRIEKPVKVRQSVYEGVIEKDGTLSGILHKVGIPSRMVGIVGGVLQCKVAFRQAWPGDRFRILLEETFYQDSIWIDGKVVYAEFEGRTVGHHEAFRYYDGDPKSTYNAHYTESGEALIFDGLRYPLDRLHITSSYGSRIHPITGKRTVHHGVDYGSPTGSPVHAVAVGVVTVSGFDPLSGNKIAIKHRDNSVSWYMHLSSRGVGVGAHVSAGQIIGRVGSTGRSTGPHLHFGFKNAKGAWINPLSKTMIATPKLAGERLAKLKVQVGEIRKQVELTLAAPAVRVNDTTDVMVRMRDVTSRN